One Actinospica robiniae DSM 44927 genomic region harbors:
- a CDS encoding DUF6204 family protein has product MTTRTFRITVRGSFQALTPEQRAELLAEAADHDIFSAAYTAEGHLSYDIAARPAFTFRFQDSGVDEEDILAAAERAETAARAWLDSRGYAYKDLKSQAEDLSQAALSKRQKRDARNS; this is encoded by the coding sequence GTGACCACTCGCACCTTCCGCATCACCGTCCGCGGCTCGTTCCAGGCGCTGACCCCCGAGCAGCGTGCCGAACTGCTGGCCGAAGCCGCCGACCACGACATCTTCAGCGCCGCGTACACCGCCGAAGGCCACCTGAGCTACGACATCGCCGCCCGCCCGGCGTTCACCTTCCGGTTCCAGGACTCAGGCGTCGACGAAGAGGACATCCTCGCCGCCGCCGAGCGGGCCGAGACCGCCGCCCGCGCGTGGCTGGACTCCCGCGGGTACGCCTACAAGGACCTCAAGTCGCAGGCCGAAGACCTCTCGCAGGCCGCTCTCAGCAAGCGTCAGAAGCGCGACGCCCGCAACTCCTGA
- a CDS encoding TetR/AcrR family transcriptional regulator: MTATGTRTVKAPGAGSGGAEPRVRREPRQARSRARVAQILAAADEILSTEGFEALTVRRIAQEAAVPVGSIYQFFPDKAAVVDALARGYIGEFDVAIEALVADAEAYAAEHGVDAVVESGDGGSTKGGGWADPVGRLVDEFADLYRSRPGYVALWSGRHLSPELARADEANNLAIAAGVRRILVARGILADGPELDLDAQVAVRVADVLLQFAFGRAPGGDEAVLAELKTLLRLYLANLAAR, translated from the coding sequence GTGACGGCCACGGGAACGCGGACGGTCAAGGCGCCGGGCGCCGGCAGCGGGGGTGCCGAACCGCGGGTGCGGCGCGAACCGCGCCAGGCCCGTTCGCGGGCGCGGGTGGCGCAGATCCTCGCGGCGGCGGACGAGATCCTCTCGACCGAGGGCTTCGAGGCGCTCACGGTCCGCCGGATCGCGCAGGAGGCGGCCGTCCCGGTCGGCTCGATCTACCAGTTCTTCCCGGACAAGGCGGCCGTGGTCGACGCGCTCGCGCGCGGGTACATCGGCGAGTTCGACGTCGCGATCGAAGCGCTGGTGGCCGACGCCGAGGCGTACGCCGCCGAGCACGGCGTCGACGCGGTCGTGGAGAGCGGCGACGGCGGCAGCACCAAGGGCGGCGGCTGGGCCGACCCGGTCGGCAGGCTGGTGGACGAGTTCGCCGACCTCTACCGCTCCCGCCCCGGCTACGTCGCACTGTGGTCCGGCCGGCACCTGTCCCCCGAACTCGCCCGCGCCGACGAGGCGAACAACCTCGCCATCGCCGCCGGCGTCCGGCGCATCCTGGTGGCGCGCGGGATACTCGCCGACGGCCCCGAACTCGACCTCGACGCGCAGGTGGCGGTCCGGGTCGCAGACGTCCTGCTCCAGTTCGCCTTCGGCCGCGCGCCCGGCGGCGACGAGGCGGTGCTGGCCGAGCTCAAAACCCTGCTGCGGCTCTACCTCGCCAACCTCGCCGCGCGCTGA
- the def gene encoding peptide deformylase has translation MAGETPTQQLRVRVQGQSVEDYPARAPEAATGEVLRVTEAGEEILHRGLAPVTEAMYGTEPLRQLIADMFATMYVAEGVGLAANQVDVDLRVFVYDCPDGDGERHVGHICNPVVDELPAGSRVLDEDDEGCLSVPGPYKTVARPDHAVVRGTDWEGRELVIEGHGYFARCLQHETDHLNGYLYIDRLPTRARKDALKQMQKMRDEVMAKRAANASAR, from the coding sequence ATGGCCGGCGAGACTCCCACCCAGCAGCTGCGCGTGCGCGTGCAGGGTCAGAGCGTCGAGGACTACCCCGCCCGGGCCCCCGAGGCCGCGACGGGCGAGGTCCTGCGCGTGACCGAGGCGGGCGAGGAGATCCTGCACCGCGGGCTCGCGCCGGTGACCGAGGCGATGTACGGCACCGAGCCGCTCCGGCAGCTGATCGCCGACATGTTCGCCACGATGTACGTGGCCGAGGGCGTGGGCCTGGCCGCCAACCAGGTCGACGTCGACCTGCGGGTGTTCGTCTACGACTGCCCGGACGGCGACGGCGAGCGGCACGTCGGCCACATCTGCAACCCGGTGGTGGACGAGCTGCCGGCCGGCTCCCGGGTGCTGGACGAGGACGACGAGGGCTGCCTGTCGGTCCCCGGCCCGTACAAGACCGTCGCCCGGCCGGACCACGCGGTCGTGCGCGGCACCGACTGGGAGGGCAGGGAGCTCGTGATCGAGGGCCACGGCTACTTCGCCCGCTGCCTGCAGCACGAGACCGACCACCTCAACGGCTACCTCTACATCGACCGGCTGCCCACCCGGGCCCGCAAGGACGCGCTCAAGCAGATGCAGAAGATGCGCGACGAGGTCATGGCCAAGCGGGCGGCGAACGCCTCCGCCCGCTGA
- a CDS encoding polysaccharide deacetylase family protein, which translates to MRDERDWRPDADPEAETQAVTPRVPRQAETSEPFEAEDPLAQTALYVPGPAGPGAEPGRSRATRRRVLFAAGGITLLGAGGVASAYAVDGPGPNWLKPSAAGTGGSSAPGSGRSTAAVPGQSRPAHPSGAPTGNAGSPSQAGSTSASQPPSSTGSPSHSPGLPPGVKVPTAPQWYVDDAGPMGIALTMDDGPHPTYTPQVLEVLAKHGVKATFNMIGRQVGANLSLVREVSAAGHTVTNHTWDHADLSHYTFSRVCSEIDRCNDALANANQHPTIFRAPYGNWSKAVFQACAARSLRPVGWSVDPRDWDTEHVDTQQIVQNVMSHTRAHSIILEHDGGGVRTNTVAALKIFIPALLEKGYHFVAM; encoded by the coding sequence GTGAGAGACGAACGAGACTGGCGTCCGGACGCCGACCCCGAGGCCGAGACCCAGGCGGTGACCCCGCGCGTCCCGCGCCAAGCCGAGACCTCCGAGCCCTTCGAGGCGGAGGACCCGCTGGCCCAGACCGCGCTGTACGTCCCGGGCCCGGCCGGGCCGGGCGCGGAGCCGGGCCGAAGCCGGGCGACCCGCCGCCGGGTGCTGTTCGCGGCGGGCGGGATCACGCTGCTCGGAGCGGGCGGGGTCGCCAGCGCGTACGCCGTGGACGGGCCCGGCCCCAACTGGCTGAAGCCGTCGGCCGCCGGCACGGGCGGGTCCAGCGCGCCCGGGTCCGGCCGTTCGACGGCCGCCGTGCCCGGGCAGAGCCGTCCCGCGCACCCGTCCGGCGCCCCGACCGGCAACGCCGGCTCGCCCTCGCAGGCGGGCAGCACGTCCGCCTCGCAGCCGCCGTCGTCCACCGGCTCGCCCTCGCACTCGCCCGGGCTGCCGCCCGGGGTGAAGGTGCCGACCGCGCCGCAGTGGTACGTCGACGACGCCGGCCCCATGGGCATAGCCCTGACCATGGACGACGGCCCGCACCCGACGTACACGCCGCAGGTGCTCGAGGTGCTCGCGAAGCACGGCGTGAAGGCGACCTTCAACATGATCGGCCGTCAGGTCGGCGCGAATCTCTCCTTGGTGCGCGAGGTCTCCGCGGCCGGCCACACGGTGACCAACCACACCTGGGACCACGCCGATCTGTCGCACTACACGTTCTCCCGGGTGTGCTCGGAGATCGACCGCTGCAACGACGCGCTCGCGAACGCGAATCAGCACCCGACGATCTTCCGCGCGCCCTACGGCAACTGGTCCAAAGCCGTCTTCCAGGCCTGCGCCGCCCGCAGCCTGCGCCCGGTGGGCTGGTCGGTAGACCCGCGCGACTGGGACACCGAGCACGTGGACACGCAGCAGATCGTGCAGAACGTCATGAGCCACACCCGGGCCCACTCGATCATCCTCGAGCACGACGGCGGCGGCGTCCGCACCAACACCGTGGCCGCGCTGAAGATCTTCATACCGGCGCTGCTGGAGAAGGGCTACCACTTCGTCGCGATGTGA
- a CDS encoding ornithine cyclodeaminase family protein, which produces MTVLGHEEMRAALADGEALTAMVAKALIAVAAGRSSVPARIAAFAEHGLLGAMPGYVPGVGLGAKLIAVFDDPSRPGRSSHQGLVAIFDEHDGRPLAILDAEPLTAARTAASATVALRALARPDARRVLVVGNGAQARAQLELLAGDERWEVAVAGRDQDRAAALAEQYGVAVAPSIEAGARAAEAVLCCTGAQQPVVRAAWLAPGTHVGSVGGSQGPELDAETIAAASLFAEWPGVATSAPPAGAYELQGVDPERVTLIGAVLDGSHPGRRDEREITAYKSTGHASLDLAAAAVVRASLD; this is translated from the coding sequence ATGACGGTGCTGGGCCACGAGGAGATGCGCGCGGCGCTCGCCGACGGCGAGGCCCTGACCGCGATGGTGGCCAAGGCCCTGATAGCGGTGGCCGCCGGCCGGTCCTCGGTGCCTGCGCGGATCGCCGCGTTCGCCGAGCACGGACTGCTCGGCGCGATGCCCGGGTACGTGCCGGGCGTGGGACTCGGCGCGAAGCTCATCGCCGTGTTCGACGACCCGTCCCGCCCGGGGCGCAGCAGCCACCAGGGCCTGGTGGCGATCTTCGACGAGCATGACGGCCGGCCCCTCGCCATCCTCGACGCCGAGCCGCTCACCGCCGCGCGCACCGCCGCGTCGGCCACGGTGGCGCTGCGCGCGCTGGCCCGCCCGGACGCCCGCCGCGTGCTGGTGGTCGGCAACGGCGCGCAGGCGCGGGCACAGCTGGAGTTGCTGGCCGGGGACGAGCGCTGGGAGGTGGCCGTGGCCGGACGCGACCAGGACCGGGCCGCGGCGCTGGCCGAGCAGTACGGAGTGGCCGTGGCGCCGTCGATCGAGGCGGGCGCGCGGGCGGCCGAGGCGGTGCTGTGCTGCACCGGCGCGCAGCAGCCGGTCGTGCGCGCGGCGTGGCTCGCCCCCGGCACGCACGTCGGCTCCGTCGGCGGGTCGCAGGGCCCTGAACTGGATGCGGAGACCATCGCGGCGGCGTCGCTGTTCGCCGAGTGGCCGGGCGTGGCCACCAGCGCCCCGCCCGCCGGCGCCTACGAGCTGCAGGGAGTCGATCCCGAGCGGGTCACGCTGATCGGCGCGGTCCTCGACGGCTCGCACCCGGGCCGGCGCGACGAGCGGGAGATCACCGCGTACAAGTCGACCGGCCACGCCTCGCTCGACCTCGCCGCCGCGGCCGTCGTGCGGGCATCACTGGACTGA
- a CDS encoding IclR family transcriptional regulator — translation MTRTPVPASANSAVDKALDLIEAVAAAPRPLRLTELAERSGLLRATAYRVLAGLVERGWVTKVGETYLPGPAVLRLSRSAAAGSATLGGLARPVLEELARGTGLMVNLQVLESDRSRVVDVVRPDRLEMISDLRDELLPAHRFAGPLALVAALGPEEREPYLRPAREEPGGLESLTSELERAAAEGFAVRRGSTQRLVASVGCVVRTEPGGPGVCALTLVGPIAEFDDAHLPELERVLRAAAERLGAELARATAR, via the coding sequence ATGACGAGGACCCCCGTGCCCGCTTCCGCGAACTCCGCCGTCGACAAGGCGCTCGACCTGATCGAAGCCGTGGCCGCCGCCCCGCGGCCGCTCCGGCTGACCGAGCTGGCCGAGCGCTCCGGCCTGCTGCGCGCCACCGCGTACCGGGTGCTGGCCGGGCTGGTGGAACGCGGCTGGGTGACCAAGGTGGGCGAGACGTACCTGCCCGGGCCCGCGGTGCTGCGCCTGTCCCGCTCGGCCGCGGCCGGCTCGGCCACCCTCGGCGGCCTGGCCCGGCCGGTGCTCGAGGAGCTGGCACGAGGCACTGGCCTGATGGTCAACCTCCAGGTGCTCGAGTCGGACCGGTCCCGGGTGGTGGACGTGGTGCGCCCGGACCGGCTGGAGATGATCAGCGACCTGCGCGACGAACTGCTCCCGGCGCACCGCTTCGCCGGACCGCTCGCGCTGGTGGCCGCCCTGGGCCCGGAGGAGCGCGAACCGTACCTGCGGCCCGCGCGCGAGGAGCCCGGCGGGCTGGAGAGCCTGACCTCGGAGCTGGAGCGAGCGGCCGCGGAGGGCTTCGCCGTGCGGCGCGGCAGCACGCAGCGGCTGGTGGCCTCGGTCGGCTGCGTGGTGCGCACGGAGCCGGGCGGCCCCGGCGTCTGTGCCCTGACACTCGTGGGACCCATCGCCGAGTTCGACGACGCGCACCTGCCCGAGCTCGAGCGGGTGCTGCGCGCCGCGGCCGAGCGGCTCGGCGCCGAACTGGCCCGGGCGACGGCGCGCTGA
- a CDS encoding amidohydrolase family protein: MDVAYRGATVHDGTGAPARPGTTILVSGERIRLIAPDHEVPADALADAVSVDLAGRHVIPGLIDAHQHIATPPNRPLAEAALRRDLYGGITATRDMADDLRQVGDITRAALVGELEAPDIHYAALMAGPSFFDDPRTAEVSQGATPGKTPWMQAITDETDLPLAVAMARGTFATAIKVYADLPGHTVAAITAEARRQNIPVWAHAAVFPASPAEVIDAGVASVSHAHLLSYQSAAPLTTYKDKPKLDYARYTDGDDETMAALFARMRENGTVLDATASLWAHIGQELGEDADAEIRERARANDAISAALTAQAWRAGVVLCAGTDRDPALEDPWPALIDELVYFVERCGLTPAQALEASSRNGAVAIGAEADMGTLEPGKLANFVALTEDPTADLAALRTVTDVVKRGRRYERAGYVHPAQEASHA; encoded by the coding sequence ATGGACGTGGCCTACCGCGGCGCCACGGTGCACGACGGCACCGGCGCCCCCGCCCGCCCCGGCACTACGATCCTGGTCTCCGGCGAGCGGATCCGGCTGATCGCGCCGGACCACGAGGTCCCGGCCGACGCGCTCGCCGACGCCGTGAGCGTCGACCTGGCCGGGCGGCACGTCATCCCCGGCCTCATCGACGCGCACCAGCACATCGCCACCCCGCCGAACCGGCCGCTGGCCGAGGCGGCGCTGCGGCGCGACCTGTACGGCGGGATCACCGCGACCCGCGACATGGCCGACGACCTGCGCCAGGTCGGCGACATCACCCGGGCCGCGCTGGTCGGGGAGCTCGAGGCCCCGGACATCCACTACGCCGCCCTGATGGCCGGCCCCAGCTTCTTCGACGACCCGCGCACCGCGGAGGTCAGCCAGGGCGCCACCCCGGGCAAGACCCCGTGGATGCAGGCGATCACGGACGAGACCGACCTGCCGCTCGCGGTCGCCATGGCCCGCGGCACCTTCGCCACCGCGATCAAGGTCTACGCCGACCTGCCCGGCCACACCGTCGCGGCGATCACCGCCGAGGCCCGCCGCCAGAACATCCCGGTCTGGGCGCACGCCGCCGTCTTCCCGGCCAGCCCGGCCGAGGTGATCGACGCCGGCGTCGCCTCCGTCTCGCACGCGCACCTGCTCTCCTACCAGAGCGCCGCGCCGCTGACGACGTACAAGGACAAGCCGAAGCTCGACTACGCGCGCTACACCGACGGCGACGACGAGACCATGGCCGCGCTCTTCGCCCGCATGCGCGAGAACGGCACCGTCCTGGACGCCACCGCGAGCCTGTGGGCGCACATCGGCCAGGAGCTCGGCGAGGACGCCGACGCCGAGATCCGCGAGCGGGCCCGCGCCAACGACGCGATCTCGGCCGCCCTGACCGCGCAGGCCTGGCGCGCCGGCGTCGTGCTGTGCGCCGGCACCGACCGCGACCCGGCGCTGGAGGACCCGTGGCCGGCGCTGATCGACGAGCTCGTCTACTTCGTCGAGCGCTGCGGCCTGACGCCGGCTCAGGCGCTCGAGGCCTCGAGTCGCAACGGCGCCGTCGCCATCGGCGCCGAGGCGGACATGGGCACGCTCGAGCCGGGCAAGCTGGCCAACTTCGTCGCGCTGACCGAGGACCCGACCGCCGACCTCGCCGCCCTGCGCACCGTGACCGACGTCGTCAAGCGCGGCCGCCGGTACGAGCGCGCCGGCTACGTCCACCCCGCCCAGGAAGCGAGCCACGCATGA
- a CDS encoding dipeptidase: MTSLGYPVVNALGELVNPNAEAAQDTAGGLQQTSEQMVVDQRAVDDALASGVTAVNITLGYTLGDHPPYEHTVRELDVWDGIIEAHPELVQIRTAADIRAAHEQDRVGVIYGFQNAVAVGEDPARIDERVKQFADRGVRVIQLTYNPANHLGDGSMAPENRGLTAFGRQVVESLNEHRVMVDLSHSGESTCLDAIRHSAQPISINHTGCRALTDLPRNKTDEELRLVAESGGFVGIYSMPFLTLSGHAKAVDVVEHIVHAVNVCGEDSVGIGTDGSITGIDDLDAYRAHLADHVAQRAAAGVGAAGERADTLPFVIDLTGVDQFRKLVRMLSERGYGDERIAKIMGGNFLAYAERIWGE; the protein is encoded by the coding sequence ATGACCAGCCTCGGCTACCCCGTCGTCAACGCCCTCGGCGAGCTCGTCAACCCGAACGCCGAGGCCGCCCAGGACACCGCGGGCGGCCTGCAGCAGACCAGCGAGCAGATGGTGGTCGACCAGCGGGCCGTCGACGACGCGCTGGCCTCGGGCGTGACCGCGGTGAACATCACCCTCGGCTACACCCTCGGCGACCACCCGCCCTACGAGCACACTGTGCGCGAGCTCGACGTGTGGGACGGCATCATCGAGGCCCACCCGGAGCTGGTCCAGATCCGCACGGCCGCGGACATCCGCGCCGCGCACGAGCAGGACCGGGTCGGGGTGATCTACGGCTTCCAGAACGCGGTGGCCGTCGGCGAGGACCCGGCCCGCATCGACGAGCGGGTCAAGCAGTTCGCCGACCGCGGCGTCCGGGTGATCCAGCTGACCTACAACCCGGCCAACCACCTCGGCGACGGCTCGATGGCCCCGGAGAACCGCGGGCTGACCGCGTTCGGCCGGCAGGTCGTGGAGAGCCTCAACGAGCACCGCGTGATGGTCGACCTCTCCCACAGCGGCGAGAGCACCTGCCTAGACGCGATCCGCCACTCCGCGCAGCCGATCTCGATCAACCACACCGGCTGCCGCGCCCTGACGGACCTGCCGCGCAACAAGACCGACGAGGAGCTGCGCCTGGTCGCCGAGAGCGGCGGCTTCGTCGGCATCTACTCCATGCCGTTCCTCACCCTCAGCGGCCACGCCAAGGCCGTCGACGTGGTCGAGCACATCGTGCACGCGGTGAACGTCTGCGGCGAGGACTCCGTCGGCATCGGCACCGACGGCTCGATCACCGGCATCGACGACCTCGACGCCTACCGGGCCCACCTCGCGGACCACGTCGCCCAGCGCGCCGCCGCCGGGGTCGGCGCGGCCGGCGAGCGCGCGGACACGCTGCCGTTCGTCATCGACCTGACCGGCGTCGACCAGTTCCGCAAGCTCGTGCGGATGCTGTCCGAGCGCGGATACGGCGACGAGCGGATCGCCAAGATCATGGGCGGGAACTTCCTCGCCTACGCGGAGCGGATCTGGGGCGAATAA
- a CDS encoding MGDG synthase family glycosyltransferase, with protein MGAGHDAACAELSRRLRANGHDCTREDVLGLLPGPVGGGVRGFYHLIIRRAPIVYSGIYSAFFQPGGGPRPGSTPLAALAEGRLLDAVARTRADAVVSLFHLAAQLTGRARARGRLAVPCAALITDFAVHRQWLNQGNDLNLCLTGPEALQARHALRRPCAVYGPLVPEAFRPHPPGEADWRERFEGGDPPVLLSAGAWGAGTGFTRTAAALRDAGFHPVVLCGRDERLRGRLAKVAGVTALGWVHDMPGLLGASAALLDNAAGQTALQALAVGVPVVGWRPIPGHGIAGVRRMSELGLSEYAQDEDELLRALDRLVPAGPHRDERVAAGHALMEADVVAPLEAMVKEHLDRSRA; from the coding sequence ATGGGCGCGGGGCACGACGCGGCCTGCGCGGAGCTCTCCCGCCGGCTGCGCGCGAACGGGCACGATTGCACCCGGGAGGACGTGCTCGGCCTGCTGCCCGGGCCGGTCGGCGGGGGCGTGCGCGGCTTCTACCATCTGATCATCCGGCGCGCCCCGATCGTCTACTCCGGCATCTACTCGGCCTTCTTCCAGCCCGGCGGCGGGCCACGGCCGGGCAGCACGCCGCTGGCCGCGCTCGCCGAGGGCCGGCTGCTCGACGCGGTCGCGCGCACCCGGGCCGACGCGGTCGTCTCGCTCTTCCACCTCGCCGCCCAGCTCACCGGGCGGGCGCGGGCGCGCGGACGGCTCGCGGTGCCGTGCGCGGCGCTGATCACGGACTTCGCGGTGCACCGGCAGTGGCTGAACCAGGGCAATGACCTCAACTTATGCCTGACCGGCCCGGAAGCCCTGCAGGCGCGCCACGCCCTGCGCCGACCGTGCGCGGTGTACGGCCCGCTGGTGCCCGAGGCCTTCCGGCCGCACCCGCCCGGCGAGGCGGACTGGCGCGAGCGCTTCGAGGGCGGGGACCCGCCGGTCCTGCTGTCCGCGGGCGCGTGGGGGGCGGGCACCGGCTTCACCCGGACGGCGGCGGCCTTGCGCGACGCGGGCTTCCACCCCGTCGTGCTGTGCGGCCGCGACGAGCGTCTGCGCGGCAGGCTCGCGAAGGTGGCGGGCGTCACCGCGTTGGGCTGGGTGCACGACATGCCGGGCCTGCTCGGGGCATCCGCCGCGCTGCTCGACAACGCCGCGGGGCAGACGGCGCTGCAGGCGCTGGCCGTCGGCGTGCCGGTGGTCGGCTGGCGGCCGATCCCGGGTCACGGCATCGCCGGTGTCCGGCGTATGAGTGAACTGGGATTGAGCGAGTACGCGCAGGACGAGGACGAGCTGCTGCGGGCGCTGGACCGGCTCGTGCCGGCCGGACCGCATCGGGACGAACGCGTGGCCGCGGGGCACGCGCTGATGGAGGCGGACGTGGTCGCCCCGCTCGAAGCGATGGTGAAAGAGCACCTGGACCGGTCCAGGGCGTAG
- a CDS encoding DMT family transporter: MNALTVLMALLSAMSNAAATVLQRRASVGLAPLAGTGARVWTARLLQPLRRVGWWIGVSAIGVSAICQVVALDSGRLSVVQPLLATELLFTLLLGALVFRCWPSPALWRAFLMLAVGLALFLLAASPSGGGNEASGARWLAVGGGLAGLVVVLVLVALHLHGLARAAVLGTATAACFSATAGLIKEVTGRFPDGAGAVLTTWFTYAAALAGLISLLLLQWTLRAGSLTGSQPALTLGDALISVALGSLLFGERIALGWHVTVEVLGVALMAVGVLGLTGVHHTLAGSAEWDENTPVPDGNA; encoded by the coding sequence ATGAACGCGCTCACGGTGCTGATGGCCTTGCTCTCGGCGATGTCGAACGCCGCGGCCACGGTGCTGCAGCGGCGCGCCTCGGTCGGCCTCGCGCCGCTGGCCGGGACGGGCGCGCGGGTGTGGACGGCACGGCTGCTCCAGCCGCTGCGCCGGGTGGGCTGGTGGATCGGGGTCTCGGCCATCGGCGTGTCGGCGATCTGCCAGGTGGTCGCGCTCGACAGCGGCCGGCTCTCGGTGGTGCAGCCGCTGCTGGCCACCGAGCTGCTCTTCACCCTGCTGCTCGGCGCGCTGGTGTTCCGCTGCTGGCCGAGCCCGGCGCTGTGGCGGGCGTTCCTCATGCTGGCGGTGGGCCTGGCCCTGTTCCTGCTCGCGGCCTCGCCCTCGGGCGGGGGTAACGAGGCGTCAGGTGCGCGCTGGCTGGCCGTCGGGGGAGGGCTGGCCGGCCTGGTGGTGGTCCTGGTGCTGGTTGCGCTGCACCTGCACGGCCTCGCTCGCGCCGCCGTCCTCGGCACCGCGACGGCCGCCTGTTTCTCGGCCACCGCCGGGCTGATCAAGGAGGTCACCGGCCGCTTCCCGGACGGCGCCGGCGCGGTGCTCACGACCTGGTTCACCTACGCCGCCGCGCTGGCCGGTCTGATCAGCCTGCTGCTGTTGCAGTGGACGCTGCGGGCGGGCAGCCTGACCGGATCGCAGCCCGCGTTGACCCTCGGCGACGCGCTGATCAGCGTCGCGCTGGGCTCGCTGCTGTTCGGCGAGCGGATCGCGCTGGGCTGGCACGTGACGGTCGAGGTGCTCGGCGTGGCGCTGATGGCCGTCGGCGTGCTCGGCCTGACCGGCGTGCACCACACCCTGGCCGGCTCGGCCGAATGGGACGAGAACACGCCGGTCCCGGACGGGAACGCCTGA
- a CDS encoding PP2C family protein-serine/threonine phosphatase, whose translation MDDYELDEALRSALDRLALLADVSEALAGTLDEREGLERVWRLLTQRLVDWCAIDLLRDDDQVERVCAGTRNAGLEASRGDERIAWPATDPGSALTPARRGVRPVLLDPSGLRSLPREAPWERAFAAEAERRDVASVIVAPLRTRHEVLGAIVLGRFRSHPSFGDPELALVQDLAHRVGLALDNARLYAGSENISERLQRSMLPELPRIDGFTTAARYAPSGTAAQVGGDWYDMFSLPEGAGTALIVGDVVGHDLRAAVTMSQIRNMLRGIACDRQEPPESIVHRLDTAMGMLYPEISATCVYGVLRTEPEGGAGELDYTSAGHPPPLLVPRNGRARFLTSGHGPLLGVDPALPRTGAAAFLPAGSTLLLYTDGLVERRGEPLDHGLTRLRRNAAALTDASPEEVCDRLLTAQAPDTATTGDDVALLVIRLS comes from the coding sequence GTGGACGACTACGAGCTCGACGAGGCGCTGCGGAGCGCGCTGGATCGGCTGGCCCTGCTGGCCGACGTCAGCGAGGCGCTCGCCGGCACGCTCGACGAGCGCGAAGGGCTCGAGCGGGTGTGGCGGCTGCTGACGCAGCGGCTCGTGGACTGGTGCGCGATCGATCTGCTGCGCGACGACGACCAGGTCGAGCGGGTGTGCGCGGGCACGCGCAACGCCGGGCTCGAAGCCTCCCGGGGCGACGAGCGGATCGCCTGGCCCGCAACGGATCCGGGCAGCGCGCTCACGCCGGCCCGGCGCGGCGTCCGGCCGGTGCTGCTGGATCCGAGCGGGCTGCGATCGCTGCCCCGCGAGGCCCCGTGGGAGCGCGCGTTCGCCGCCGAGGCGGAGCGCCGCGACGTCGCCAGCGTCATCGTGGCTCCGCTGCGCACCAGGCACGAGGTGCTGGGGGCGATCGTCCTGGGGCGCTTCCGGTCGCATCCGTCGTTCGGCGATCCGGAACTCGCCCTGGTGCAGGACCTCGCCCACCGGGTCGGGCTCGCGCTCGACAACGCGCGGCTCTATGCCGGGTCCGAGAACATCTCCGAGCGCTTACAGCGTTCGATGCTGCCGGAGCTCCCGCGGATCGACGGCTTCACGACGGCCGCGCGCTACGCCCCCTCGGGCACGGCCGCGCAGGTGGGCGGCGACTGGTACGACATGTTCTCGCTGCCGGAAGGGGCGGGCACCGCGTTGATCGTCGGCGACGTCGTCGGCCACGACCTGCGCGCCGCGGTGACGATGAGTCAGATCCGCAACATGCTGCGCGGTATCGCCTGCGACCGCCAGGAGCCGCCCGAATCCATCGTCCACCGGCTCGACACCGCCATGGGCATGCTGTATCCGGAGATCTCCGCGACCTGCGTGTACGGCGTGCTGCGCACCGAACCGGAAGGCGGCGCCGGGGAGCTCGACTACACCTCCGCCGGGCACCCTCCGCCGCTGCTCGTCCCGCGCAACGGACGCGCGCGGTTCCTGACCTCCGGCCACGGCCCGCTGCTCGGCGTCGACCCGGCGCTGCCGCGCACCGGCGCCGCGGCGTTCCTGCCGGCCGGATCGACGTTGCTGCTCTACACCGACGGCTTGGTGGAGCGGCGCGGCGAGCCGCTCGATCACGGCCTGACCCGCCTGCGCCGCAACGCCGCAGCGCTCACCGACGCGTCCCCCGAAGAGGTCTGCGACCGGCTGCTGACGGCGCAGGCCCCTGACACCGCCACCACCGGCGACGACGTCGCACTGCTGGTGATCCGGCTGAGCTAG